Proteins encoded by one window of Lactobacillus sp. ESL0684:
- a CDS encoding HU family DNA-binding protein, producing MASINKSELAKEVAAKSDLKASEAEEVIDIVTSSIQADLAKGEKVQVIGFGSFEVRQRAQRKGRNPQTGETLTIPATHVPAFKPGKVLKDAIK from the coding sequence ATGGCTTCAATTAATAAATCTGAACTTGCCAAGGAAGTTGCGGCAAAGAGTGACCTCAAAGCTAGCGAAGCAGAAGAGGTTATTGATATTGTAACTAGTTCAATTCAAGCTGATCTAGCTAAAGGTGAAAAAGTTCAAGTTATTGGTTTCGGTTCTTTTGAGGTTCGTCAACGTGCGCAAAGAAAGGGTCGCAATCCTCAGACTGGTGAAACTTTGACAATTCCTGCAACTCATGTACCTGCCTTTAAACCTGGTAAAGTTTTGAAAGATGCTATTAAATAG
- a CDS encoding TipAS antibiotic-recognition domain-containing protein: MTQAQTDAEEQNYNKLKQTEANLVRNLQAAVKDPSKISELSHAIFQNHQDWLKVIMPNYSEKIHLGIINGYETDERYQSYYDDKAGKGATKILIKVVKDHLAK, encoded by the coding sequence ATGACGCAAGCACAAACCGATGCAGAAGAACAAAATTATAATAAACTCAAACAAACCGAAGCTAATCTAGTTCGAAATTTACAAGCTGCAGTTAAAGATCCAAGTAAGATTTCTGAACTAAGTCATGCAATTTTCCAAAATCATCAGGATTGGTTAAAAGTGATCATGCCCAATTATTCAGAAAAGATTCATTTAGGGATCATTAATGGTTATGAAACTGATGAACGATACCAATCATATTATGATGATAAAGCTGGTAAAGGCGCAACTAAAATACTAATTAAAGTAGTTAAAGACCATTTAGCAAAATAA
- a CDS encoding glycosyltransferase family 8 protein produces MEEQCNRPIDILVTIDQNYIKPLEVMLYSLRLNNLQAKLRVWVIYDKIETTMLKSLENFATKIEIKIEALAMNADFDFPDSLLNLHDYPQEMYFRLLSGKILPKSLHRIIYLDPDILVINSIEPLWQLDLQNKMFAAAVHEGLTDIMSSINNLRLGTNNGYFNSGIMLMDLDQMRQKVNLKDITDAINEHHETLILPDQDILNYLYGDHIMKIPETHWNYDARAYHMYFTRSTGEINLEWIMKNTAILHFCGKPKPWQKENHSKFKTLYLNYQQMASKLIE; encoded by the coding sequence ATGGAAGAGCAATGCAATCGTCCAATTGACATATTAGTTACCATTGACCAAAATTATATTAAGCCATTAGAAGTGATGCTGTATTCTCTAAGACTCAACAATTTACAAGCAAAATTACGGGTCTGGGTAATTTACGACAAAATCGAAACAACTATGCTTAAGTCACTGGAAAACTTTGCTACTAAAATTGAAATCAAAATTGAGGCTCTAGCCATGAACGCCGATTTTGACTTTCCAGATTCCTTACTTAACTTACACGACTATCCTCAGGAAATGTACTTTAGGTTGCTATCTGGTAAGATTTTACCCAAAAGTTTGCACCGAATAATTTACCTCGATCCAGATATCTTAGTAATTAACTCAATCGAGCCACTTTGGCAATTGGATCTACAAAATAAAATGTTTGCAGCAGCAGTGCATGAGGGCTTAACCGATATCATGAGTTCAATCAACAATCTTCGCCTTGGAACCAACAACGGATATTTTAATTCTGGGATTATGTTGATGGATTTAGACCAGATGCGTCAAAAAGTTAACCTTAAAGACATCACTGATGCAATTAATGAACACCACGAAACTTTGATTTTACCGGATCAAGATATTCTTAATTATCTTTACGGTGATCATATTATGAAAATTCCAGAAACCCACTGGAACTATGATGCTCGTGCTTATCACATGTACTTCACTAGAAGTACTGGAGAGATTAATCTTGAATGGATTATGAAAAATACCGCCATCTTGCATTTTTGCGGTAAGCCTAAACCCTGGCAAAAGGAAAACCATTCGAAATTTAAGACCCTGTATCTAAATTATCAACAAATGGCAAGTAAGCTAATAGAATAA
- a CDS encoding MetQ/NlpA family ABC transporter substrate-binding protein, giving the protein MTKKLRRNIIIIIALLVVIVAAWFSLGPGLNKSKPETHTVTVGLVSEDKGSEAIWKEVASKAKRDNNIIVKVKNFTDYNQPNKALKSGDIDLNSFQHLAFLKSWNKANHGGIVPIGRTEVKPISLYSKKYKKLSQLPKGATIAIPNDATNGSRSLIVLKNAGLIRLGKDKDLVTVADITENPHNFKIKEVSAEQCGRMIDSVDAAVVNSNFARPAGLGDKEKIFTEPFNKDTRQWINVICARKADAKNKDYQAVVKAYQTAKTKQLDKKYYGNDQIPVWDVKFK; this is encoded by the coding sequence ATGACTAAAAAACTGCGTAGAAACATTATTATCATTATTGCTTTACTTGTTGTAATTGTTGCAGCTTGGTTTAGCTTAGGTCCGGGACTTAACAAGTCTAAACCTGAAACTCATACAGTGACAGTTGGTTTAGTTTCTGAAGATAAAGGTAGTGAGGCAATTTGGAAAGAAGTTGCCAGTAAAGCTAAGCGAGATAATAACATTATCGTTAAGGTGAAAAATTTTACCGACTATAATCAGCCTAATAAAGCCTTAAAAAGTGGCGATATTGATCTTAACTCCTTTCAGCATTTAGCATTTTTAAAGTCATGGAATAAGGCTAATCACGGTGGAATTGTTCCAATTGGCCGCACCGAGGTCAAGCCGATTAGCCTCTATTCTAAGAAGTATAAAAAGTTAAGTCAGCTGCCCAAAGGTGCTACAATTGCCATTCCCAATGATGCGACTAATGGATCGCGTTCATTAATTGTTCTGAAAAATGCTGGTCTAATTAGGTTAGGCAAAGATAAGGATTTGGTAACAGTAGCAGATATCACTGAGAATCCGCATAATTTTAAAATTAAAGAAGTTAGCGCAGAGCAGTGTGGTCGGATGATTGATTCAGTTGATGCGGCAGTAGTTAACAGTAATTTTGCTAGACCTGCCGGATTAGGTGATAAAGAGAAAATATTTACTGAGCCATTTAATAAGGATACTCGGCAATGGATCAATGTAATCTGTGCTCGTAAAGCTGATGCTAAGAACAAAGATTATCAGGCAGTGGTTAAGGCTTACCAAACTGCAAAAACTAAACAGCTAGATAAAAAATATTACGGTAACGATCAAATTCCGGTTTGGGATGTCAAATTTAAGTAG
- a CDS encoding helix-turn-helix domain-containing protein, translating to MNAERKYLVIKELLDHHGNKHRAALTLGITIRQVNRLLKKYQEQGKAAFVHGNKDRHPVNSLSTKINKQIVTLYQQKYQGCNFKHYTELLAAREQIKVSYTLVYNLLTAADIYPPKTWRRTRKRLAKQRYRAKHPHAQSQQLDDAVKHLVALEDAHPRQARCKYFGEEIQMDASDIVWFGTKKGFLASSNR from the coding sequence ATGAACGCTGAAAGAAAATATCTTGTAATTAAAGAGTTACTTGATCATCACGGCAATAAGCATCGCGCTGCACTTACCTTAGGCATTACTATCAGACAGGTTAACCGACTACTTAAAAAATATCAGGAACAAGGAAAAGCGGCCTTCGTTCATGGGAACAAAGACCGCCATCCTGTTAACTCTCTCTCTACAAAGATTAACAAGCAAATTGTAACTCTTTATCAACAGAAATATCAAGGCTGTAACTTTAAGCACTACACCGAACTATTAGCCGCTCGTGAACAAATTAAGGTCTCTTACACTTTGGTTTATAATTTGCTTACTGCTGCTGATATCTACCCGCCTAAAACTTGGCGTAGAACTCGTAAACGGTTAGCTAAGCAGCGATATCGGGCTAAACACCCTCATGCTCAATCACAACAACTTGATGATGCTGTTAAGCATCTCGTTGCCTTAGAAGATGCTCACCCACGCCAAGCACGTTGTAAATACTTTGGCGAAGAAATCCAAATGGATGCTTCTGACATTGTTTGGTTCGGTACTAAAAAGGGCTTCCTTGCATCTAGCAATCGATAA
- the pnuC gene encoding nicotinamide riboside transporter PnuC: MKIQPNTDVFKPAWYVHQMRGWSFKTYILLMFGIGVIVGTTISAPITLMTFVTMLAAVLGFTCTLAITNAKPLNGVLGLLSALIYIVVAINARNYADVVLQTSYIFLLDLPVLLMPAWSKDAESHIHGLTAPKWLLTLTFFVIVTGMLYLMDTKVFISPRPWIDAISGSIGITGSLLCTLRFREQYYFWTIQGVMSIILWGITAMQGDANLTLFFTYILYLSNDLLAFTDKHTHWFH, encoded by the coding sequence ATGAAAATACAACCAAATACTGATGTTTTCAAGCCTGCATGGTATGTTCACCAAATGCGAGGCTGGAGCTTCAAAACGTATATATTGCTGATGTTTGGCATTGGCGTGATTGTGGGGACAACAATTTCCGCACCGATTACGTTAATGACTTTTGTAACAATGCTTGCTGCAGTGCTGGGTTTCACTTGTACTCTGGCTATTACCAATGCTAAGCCATTAAACGGAGTGCTTGGATTATTATCGGCATTGATATATATTGTGGTTGCTATTAATGCGCGAAATTATGCGGATGTAGTTTTGCAAACATCATATATCTTTTTATTAGATTTACCAGTATTACTGATGCCAGCTTGGTCAAAGGATGCAGAAAGTCATATTCATGGTTTAACTGCTCCTAAGTGGTTGTTGACTTTGACGTTTTTTGTTATAGTTACCGGCATGCTTTACTTAATGGATACAAAAGTATTTATTAGTCCGCGTCCGTGGATCGATGCAATTTCTGGTTCTATTGGTATTACGGGTTCATTACTATGTACTTTACGGTTCCGTGAACAATATTATTTCTGGACAATTCAAGGAGTTATGTCAATTATTTTATGGGGCATAACTGCAATGCAGGGCGATGCTAACTTAACTTTATTCTTTACTTATATCTTATATTTAAGTAATGATTTATTAGCGTTTACTGATAAGCATACTCATTGGTTCCATTAA
- a CDS encoding SLAP domain-containing protein, giving the protein MNKKFLLGLIGVFSLSASLNLPLQVSAADESADTTSQTTADNNAAVTSPITDENKPASSDNTNANSSSNSAIEYLNRNVKLKQNSYIYNKKGKKTNKKALKKNTIVTVTGYTNVKGKEFLQINNKKNQFIKANNVKTFKAAGYKVKKKSYVYNSKGVQQKGLYVAKGKFVPVIKVKTIKGKKYVGITETQYIKWANLNHKSGKVISQ; this is encoded by the coding sequence ATGAACAAAAAATTTTTGCTTGGATTAATTGGTGTATTCTCGCTTTCTGCAAGTTTAAATTTACCATTACAAGTAAGCGCAGCTGATGAATCAGCTGATACGACCAGTCAGACAACAGCTGATAATAATGCGGCAGTAACTTCACCAATTACTGATGAAAATAAACCTGCAAGTAGTGATAATACTAACGCTAATTCATCGTCAAATAGTGCGATTGAATATCTTAATCGAAATGTAAAGTTAAAGCAAAATTCTTATATTTATAATAAAAAGGGTAAGAAGACTAATAAAAAAGCCTTAAAGAAAAATACCATTGTAACAGTTACTGGTTACACTAATGTTAAGGGTAAAGAATTTCTACAAATAAATAATAAGAAGAATCAATTTATTAAGGCTAATAATGTAAAGACATTTAAAGCAGCTGGATACAAGGTTAAGAAGAAATCTTATGTCTACAACAGCAAGGGTGTACAACAAAAGGGACTCTATGTTGCCAAAGGTAAATTTGTACCAGTAATCAAAGTAAAAACAATTAAAGGCAAAAAGTATGTTGGAATTACTGAAACTCAATATATTAAGTGGGCAAATTTGAATCACAAGAGTGGTAAAGTTATCAGTCAGTAG
- a CDS encoding methionine ABC transporter ATP-binding protein, with the protein MSIIELNQVNVNFPDKKGRLVQAVRNVSLNVEKGDIYGVVGFSGAGKSTLVRTINLLQKPTAGDISVNGTEFVKAGKQVISNKKLQLARRKIGMIFQNFNLLNEISVVENVAFALKHSGLKDHEIEDKSLKLLELVDLKDKADFYPVQLSGGQQQRVAIARALANDPDILISDEATSALDPQNTQQILALLKKLQRELNLTIVLITHEMEAVKKICNKVAVMEQGQIIEQGSLREIVLHPKKELTKSFVGGSLDVINTLNSLHLEKLNADEAIYQLVYSVANVTKSIIIDLYREIGVEVSMLYGNVESLADEPIGTLLVLVKGNATQQKQTQDFLHKEQVAVTRLDEKGNSYD; encoded by the coding sequence ATGAGTATTATTGAGTTAAACCAGGTTAATGTTAATTTTCCTGACAAAAAAGGTCGACTAGTGCAAGCTGTACGCAATGTTAGTCTAAATGTTGAAAAAGGCGATATTTATGGAGTAGTTGGCTTCTCTGGTGCAGGTAAATCAACACTGGTGCGTACTATTAATTTATTGCAAAAACCAACTGCTGGTGATATTTCAGTTAATGGAACTGAGTTTGTTAAAGCAGGTAAGCAGGTGATTTCTAATAAAAAGCTGCAACTAGCGCGGCGTAAAATTGGCATGATCTTTCAGAACTTTAATCTATTAAATGAAATTTCAGTAGTCGAAAATGTGGCCTTTGCCCTTAAGCATTCTGGCTTAAAGGATCACGAAATTGAAGACAAGTCTCTCAAGTTGCTTGAATTAGTAGACTTAAAGGACAAAGCTGATTTTTATCCAGTGCAATTATCCGGAGGGCAGCAGCAACGAGTTGCAATTGCGCGGGCACTTGCCAATGATCCCGATATTCTAATTTCAGATGAAGCTACTAGTGCACTGGATCCACAAAATACCCAGCAAATCTTAGCTTTACTGAAAAAATTGCAGCGAGAGCTAAATTTAACGATTGTCTTAATTACACACGAAATGGAAGCCGTTAAAAAGATTTGCAATAAGGTAGCTGTCATGGAGCAGGGTCAAATCATTGAACAGGGTAGCTTACGCGAAATTGTTCTGCATCCGAAAAAAGAACTGACCAAGAGTTTCGTTGGTGGGTCGCTTGATGTGATTAATACACTTAATTCATTGCATTTAGAGAAGTTAAATGCAGACGAAGCAATTTATCAACTTGTATATAGTGTGGCAAATGTAACCAAGTCAATTATTATCGATCTATATCGTGAAATTGGGGTTGAAGTCAGTATGCTTTACGGCAACGTAGAATCATTAGCTGATGAGCCTATTGGTACTTTGTTAGTATTAGTCAAAGGAAATGCGACCCAACAAAAACAGACACAGGATTTTTTACATAAAGAACAGGTAGCAGTTACACGTTTAGATGAAAAGGGGAATTCATATGATTAG
- a CDS encoding GNAT family N-acetyltransferase — protein MKFQFKQENQLTQADLFMLYNSVGWTSYTKDLAKLQRAVANSQAVITVWLRAELVGLIRTIGDQETILYIENLLVKPEYQHQGLGTELIQQVLKRNSGIRQVVLLTDNTVKTRAFYEKQGLTNIDKLGIVAFYQEY, from the coding sequence ATGAAATTTCAATTTAAGCAAGAAAACCAGTTGACACAGGCTGATTTATTTATGTTATATAACTCAGTTGGGTGGACCTCTTATACTAAGGATTTGGCAAAACTGCAACGAGCTGTTGCAAATTCACAGGCAGTGATCACGGTTTGGCTGCGAGCCGAATTGGTAGGGTTAATTCGAACAATTGGCGATCAAGAAACTATCCTGTATATTGAAAATTTGCTAGTGAAGCCTGAATACCAACATCAAGGTTTGGGGACAGAGCTAATTCAGCAAGTTCTAAAAAGGAATAGTGGAATTAGACAGGTTGTTTTACTAACTGATAATACGGTTAAGACACGCGCGTTTTATGAAAAGCAGGGACTAACAAATATTGATAAACTTGGAATAGTGGCGTTTTATCAGGAATATTAG
- a CDS encoding dihydrofolate reductase yields MLTFIWAEDERHQIGLNGHLPWNLPGDLHHFKELTIGHPIIMGRKTFNGLPQILSGRPYLVLTRNHDLARQYADYPQAEFVFSISDLQNWVSAHRHENIYVIGGNSVFQALKSQVDCLEETKIKATFEADTMMTSIDYRNFTLVKKISNQADDYNHFSYDFLTFLRKK; encoded by the coding sequence ATGCTTACTTTTATTTGGGCTGAAGACGAACGTCACCAAATTGGCTTAAATGGTCATTTGCCTTGGAATTTACCTGGAGATCTCCATCATTTTAAGGAATTGACTATTGGACATCCAATTATTATGGGGAGGAAAACCTTTAATGGGTTGCCACAAATTTTATCTGGACGACCATATCTGGTTTTAACAAGAAATCATGACTTAGCCAGGCAATATGCTGACTATCCACAAGCTGAGTTTGTTTTCTCCATTTCCGATTTGCAAAATTGGGTATCTGCTCATAGACATGAAAATATTTATGTTATTGGTGGCAATTCAGTTTTTCAAGCGTTAAAGAGCCAGGTTGATTGTCTTGAAGAAACCAAGATAAAGGCAACCTTTGAAGCCGATACAATGATGACTTCTATCGATTATCGAAATTTTACTTTAGTGAAGAAAATATCAAATCAAGCAGATGACTATAATCATTTTTCGTATGATTTTTTAACTTTTTTACGAAAAAAGTAA
- a CDS encoding MetQ/NlpA family ABC transporter substrate-binding protein, whose translation MSKKKQKKFLIWGIIAIVVVAAAWFGLGPGINKTKPQTRTVTVGVVSQTKHKQAIWDEAAKVAKKKYGLTIKIKNFTDYNQPNKALKNGDLDLNAFQHYAFLKAWNKANKGGVVAIGRTMIAPIRLYSKKYHKLSELPKGATIAVPNDASNESRALLVLKNAGLITLRKGKTLVTAADVVKNPRNIKIKEISGDQCGRVIDSVDAAVVNNDFATPAGLGDKETIYVEPMNKESLQWVNIICARKADAKNKDYQHVVDAYQTATTKKLIKKYYGNKELAAWDIKF comes from the coding sequence ATGAGTAAGAAAAAACAAAAGAAGTTTTTAATTTGGGGAATCATTGCAATTGTTGTAGTTGCAGCTGCTTGGTTTGGACTGGGCCCAGGCATTAACAAGACTAAGCCCCAAACTAGAACAGTAACGGTTGGAGTAGTTAGTCAAACCAAGCACAAGCAGGCGATTTGGGATGAAGCCGCAAAAGTGGCTAAGAAAAAATACGGTTTAACCATCAAGATTAAGAATTTTACTGATTATAATCAACCAAATAAAGCGTTAAAAAATGGTGACCTAGATTTAAATGCTTTTCAACATTATGCATTTTTAAAAGCCTGGAATAAGGCTAATAAGGGCGGAGTAGTTGCGATTGGTCGGACTATGATTGCTCCAATTAGGCTATATTCAAAGAAATATCACAAATTAAGTGAGTTGCCTAAGGGGGCGACGATTGCGGTTCCCAATGATGCTTCTAATGAGTCGCGAGCTTTGCTGGTATTAAAGAACGCTGGTTTGATTACCTTACGCAAGGGCAAGACTTTAGTGACAGCTGCCGATGTTGTTAAAAATCCACGCAACATTAAGATTAAAGAGATTAGTGGTGACCAATGCGGACGTGTAATTGATTCAGTCGATGCGGCAGTGGTTAATAATGATTTTGCCACACCTGCCGGTTTGGGAGATAAAGAAACTATTTATGTTGAACCGATGAACAAAGAATCATTGCAGTGGGTTAATATCATTTGTGCTCGCAAAGCTGATGCCAAGAACAAAGACTATCAACATGTAGTCGATGCTTATCAAACTGCTACGACTAAAAAACTGATCAAGAAATATTATGGTAATAAGGAATTGGCTGCATGGGATATTAAATTTTAA
- a CDS encoding nitroreductase family protein: protein MTNPILKRVAVRKYTSEKVDSEAVDHMIAAFQAAPCGMHETDVMQLTVVEDDQLLQQIERATDNACYDAPLLFVINVKKDRRFGQRDASCAAENIMIEATSLDLGSIYTMSGATGLNAVPELQEQISSPGYETCVIVAVGHSAEFPTEDRSHRYHVIRK from the coding sequence ATGACCAATCCAATTTTGAAAAGAGTCGCAGTCAGAAAATATACTTCTGAAAAAGTTGATTCAGAGGCAGTAGATCACATGATTGCTGCTTTTCAGGCTGCACCTTGTGGGATGCACGAAACTGATGTTATGCAATTGACCGTGGTTGAGGATGACCAATTATTGCAGCAGATAGAGCGGGCAACAGATAATGCTTGCTATGATGCACCATTGTTGTTTGTTATTAATGTTAAAAAAGATCGCCGCTTCGGACAACGTGATGCTTCGTGTGCAGCTGAAAACATTATGATTGAAGCTACTAGTTTAGATTTAGGGTCCATATATACTATGAGTGGTGCCACAGGTCTTAATGCTGTTCCTGAATTACAAGAACAGATAAGTTCTCCTGGCTATGAAACTTGTGTGATTGTGGCAGTCGGACATTCTGCTGAATTTCCAACTGAAGATCGCAGTCATCGCTATCATGTAATTCGTAAATAG
- a CDS encoding IS1182 family transposase — MYQNYITGQTALTLNFDFSIPKNHLAQVISDFVDSIPADVLLEDNSNTGRPAYHPAMMLKILLFAYSRRVFSGRKIERMLTENLPMMVIASGKHISYHTINNFRASSHTNQLIKQAFVYFTNLLQAEGLLREDAIFIDGTKIEADANKYTFVWKRAVEKFHTKLKANAVELYDELIQKEVIQAITEEEAQTSQGLAIMAEQTETAIKQLDEAIAAEPKVIPGGSTKKRQRRGLKKVLHKLRQDFIPRAEKYEQAQATFGERNSYSKTDHDATFMHMKEDHMRNGQLKPGYNIQVATTNQYVVDYALYPNPTDFKTLEPFLKQMTILDKFQNIVADAGYGSEYNYSMLENEYEDKQYFIPYSLYDKEQTRKYQNDPTKLANWTYNEQADYYLDWQGVRFNFKRYGKRRNKSTGLVSDLKIYEADEFQLTAELTELAKTKSGRQRQVQYNPNWQYLKEKAKQTLQSDKGKRIYGYRKTDVEPVFGHMKNVFGVRRTHLRGKKKVETDVGLMFMMMNLSKYWSRRGGGKLLLQEISNKKQIKIFYYENLVCF; from the coding sequence ATGTATCAAAATTATATCACAGGTCAAACTGCTTTAACACTCAACTTTGACTTTTCTATTCCTAAAAATCATCTTGCTCAGGTTATCAGTGATTTTGTCGACTCGATTCCTGCCGATGTGCTGCTGGAAGACAATTCAAATACTGGTCGACCTGCCTATCACCCAGCAATGATGCTCAAAATACTACTCTTTGCCTACTCTAGACGCGTTTTCTCTGGTAGAAAAATTGAGCGGATGCTCACAGAAAACCTCCCGATGATGGTCATAGCTAGTGGTAAACATATTTCATATCATACGATCAATAACTTTAGAGCTAGTAGCCATACCAATCAGCTGATTAAACAAGCTTTTGTCTATTTTACTAATCTTTTGCAAGCAGAAGGGTTGCTTAGAGAAGATGCCATCTTTATTGATGGGACCAAAATTGAAGCTGATGCTAACAAGTATACTTTCGTTTGGAAAAGAGCTGTCGAAAAGTTTCATACTAAGTTAAAGGCTAATGCAGTTGAGCTTTATGACGAATTGATTCAAAAAGAAGTAATCCAAGCGATTACTGAAGAAGAAGCACAAACTAGTCAGGGTCTGGCAATCATGGCAGAACAAACAGAAACTGCCATCAAGCAACTAGATGAAGCAATCGCGGCTGAGCCGAAAGTAATTCCTGGAGGTTCAACTAAAAAACGCCAAAGGCGAGGCCTTAAAAAAGTCTTGCATAAGTTGCGTCAGGATTTTATCCCCAGAGCAGAAAAGTATGAACAGGCGCAAGCAACTTTTGGTGAGCGTAATAGCTACTCCAAGACTGATCATGATGCCACTTTTATGCATATGAAAGAAGATCATATGAGGAATGGTCAGCTCAAACCCGGATATAATATTCAAGTGGCAACTACCAACCAATATGTAGTAGATTATGCACTTTATCCTAATCCAACAGACTTCAAGACTTTAGAACCTTTCTTAAAGCAAATGACAATTTTAGACAAGTTCCAGAACATCGTTGCCGATGCCGGCTATGGCAGCGAATATAATTATTCTATGCTTGAAAATGAGTATGAGGATAAACAATATTTTATTCCATACAGTCTTTACGATAAGGAGCAGACTAGAAAGTATCAAAATGATCCGACCAAGCTGGCGAATTGGACCTATAATGAGCAAGCAGATTATTACCTTGACTGGCAAGGTGTGCGTTTTAATTTCAAACGTTATGGTAAGCGGAGGAATAAGAGTACGGGGTTAGTCTCTGATCTAAAAATATATGAAGCAGATGAGTTTCAATTAACCGCTGAATTGACTGAGCTAGCCAAAACTAAGAGCGGACGCCAAAGGCAGGTGCAATACAACCCCAATTGGCAATATTTAAAGGAAAAAGCTAAACAAACTCTTCAAAGTGACAAAGGCAAACGGATTTATGGTTATAGAAAAACGGACGTAGAGCCAGTCTTTGGACATATGAAGAACGTTTTTGGTGTGCGCAGAACACATTTGCGAGGGAAGAAAAAGGTCGAAACCGATGTAGGCTTGATGTTCATGATGATGAATTTGAGCAAATATTGGAGTAGAAGAGGTGGCGGAAAACTTCTTTTACAGGAAATAAGCAACAAAAAACAGATCAAGATTTTCTATTACGAAAACTTGGTCTGTTTTTAA
- a CDS encoding methionine ABC transporter permease has translation MISWFSKVFPNVVQLGWGGDAGWGTSIMQTLFMTFWAAIFGGILGIIFGLILVLTKDDGIRPNKFWFNLCDKLVSIFRAIPFIILLAFIAPVTQKIVGTQIGMKAALVPLTLGTFPFYARQVQVALESVDQGKIEAAQSIGATIWDLIFSVYLNEARSELCRVSTVTIISLIGLTAMAGAIGAGGLGNSAISYGYNRFNNDVTLVATVLVIILIFIVQIIGDFFAKKLNHQSR, from the coding sequence ATGATTAGTTGGTTTAGTAAAGTTTTTCCAAATGTAGTGCAATTAGGCTGGGGTGGTGATGCCGGTTGGGGTACCAGTATAATGCAGACATTATTTATGACTTTTTGGGCTGCAATTTTTGGTGGAATTTTGGGGATTATTTTTGGTCTAATTTTGGTTTTAACTAAAGATGATGGTATTAGACCTAATAAATTTTGGTTTAATCTTTGTGATAAGTTAGTTTCAATCTTTCGCGCCATTCCATTTATTATCTTATTGGCTTTTATTGCCCCGGTTACTCAAAAAATTGTTGGTACTCAAATTGGGATGAAAGCTGCACTAGTACCGCTAACTTTGGGAACCTTTCCATTTTATGCTAGGCAAGTTCAGGTCGCACTTGAAAGTGTCGATCAAGGAAAAATTGAGGCGGCGCAAAGTATAGGTGCTACTATTTGGGATTTAATTTTTAGTGTTTATCTTAATGAAGCACGTTCTGAACTATGCAGAGTGTCAACCGTGACAATTATTAGTCTAATTGGCCTAACGGCCATGGCAGGCGCTATCGGTGCAGGTGGTCTGGGTAACAGTGCTATTTCATATGGCTATAATCGTTTTAACAATGATGTTACGTTAGTCGCCACTGTCTTGGTAATTATTTTGATTTTTATTGTTCAGATTATTGGTGATTTCTTTGCTAAAAAATTAAATCATCAAAGTCGTTAA
- a CDS encoding antitoxin HicB has product MLVSETSYPTPAPIKEVDVSENEVKTIASVDMNKYRKLNEKTIRKTISIPEYLVELGKEQQINFSKTLTEALEKQLLAK; this is encoded by the coding sequence ATGCTAGTTAGTGAAACTAGTTATCCTACTCCAGCGCCTATCAAAGAAGTTGATGTATCGGAAAATGAAGTTAAAACAATTGCTTCAGTTGATATGAATAAGTATCGCAAGCTAAACGAAAAAACTATTCGTAAGACTATTTCGATACCAGAGTATCTGGTTGAACTAGGTAAAGAACAACAGATTAACTTTTCAAAGACTTTGACAGAAGCATTAGAAAAGCAGTTATTAGCAAAGTAA